One segment of Cololabis saira isolate AMF1-May2022 chromosome 9, fColSai1.1, whole genome shotgun sequence DNA contains the following:
- the cmklr1 gene encoding chemokine-like receptor 1 gives MCHHSSLATIKSAAEDSALDISKKKVKIKMEMGDNFYDGDYNYTDETTIALKDDFVFQHQSSSQCFKQVICVSLMVINLIIFLLGFCGNALVIWISGFKMKRTVNTTWYLSLAISDCVFCAFLPFNITQTVMEDWVFGYFMCKFVSFVMFLNMFSSIFLLVVISVDRCVSVMFPVWAQNQRTIQKASVVVVLVWLLAIGLSIPSMIFRDVNDHMGRTFCFNKYTLYPHSHKIVALIRFLAGFVVPFLIIIICYSIIISKLRSNRLTKSTKPFKVMTALIAAFFICWLPYHVFILLELNHENYDHSILTTGLKVGTSLAAANSFLNPVLYVFMGKDFKQKFKSSLFSKMENAMAEEGRTISRYLSRSSSVDGRASTHI, from the exons ATGTGTCATCACTCGTCTCTGGCCACGATCAAGTCAGCAGCAGAGGACAGTGCGCTTG acatttccaagaaaaaagtcaaaatcaaaaTGGAAATGGGAGACAATTTCTACGATGGTGATTACAACTACACTGATGAAACCACTATCGCTCTAAAAGACGACTTCGTTTTTCAGCACCAATCCTCTTCCCAATGCTTCAAGCAAGTCATTTGTGTGTCTTTGATGGTAATCAACCTAATCATTTTCCTGCTGGGTTTCTGTGGAAATGCTTTGGTCATCTGGATCTCTGGCTTCAAGATGAAGAGGACGGTCAACACCACGTGGTACCTGAGCCTTGCCATCTCTGACTGCGTCTTCTGTGCTTTCCTGCCTTTCAACATAACCCAGACGGTGATGGAGGACTGGGTCTTTGGATACTTCATGTGCAAGTTTGTCTCTTTTGTAATGTTCCTCAACATGTTCAGCAGCATCTTCCTCCTTGTTGTCATCAGTGTTGACCGCTGTGTGTCGGTCATGTTTCCGGTTTGGGCCCAAAACCAGCGCACCATTCAAAAGGCATCAGTTGTGGTTGTACTGGTTTGGCTTCTAGCCATTGGACTGAGCATTCCCTCAATGATTTTTCGGGACGTTAATGATCATATGGGTAGGACCTTTTGTTTCAACAAGTACACGTTATACCCACATAGTCACAAGATTGTTGCACTGATCCGCTTCCTTGCAGGCTTTGTCGTCCCTTTCCTGATCATTATCATCTGCTACTCCATCATAATCTCTAAACTTCGAAGCAACAGGTTAACAAAATCCACAAAACCCTTCAAAGTGATGACTGCACTCATCGCTGCTTTCTTCATCTGCTGGCTGCCCTACCATGTGTTCATACTGCTTGAGCTGAACCACGAAAACTATGACCATAGCATTTTGACCACTGGGCTCAAAGTAGGCACGTCTTTAGCAGCAGCAAACAGTTTCCTGAACCCTGTGTTGTACGTTTTCATGGGCAAGGATTTCAAGCAGAAGTTcaagagctctctgttctcaaaGATGGAGAATGCAATGGCAGAGGAAGGCCGCACTATCAGCCGATACCTGTCCAGGTCCAGCTCCGTGGACGGCAGAGCTTCCACCCACATTTAG